AGCGGTCAAAGCCAAAATGAAAGAAGTGGAGAAAGGACTACCCGAGGGCGTAACTTTTAAAACCTCTTATGACAGAAGCGAATTGATTGAGAAAGCAATTGAATCTGTCAAAGGAACGCTAATCGAAGAAATGATTGCCGTTTCAATAGTGGTGTTGCTTTTTCTTTTTCATTGGCGAAGCGCATTAATTATCTTGATACAAATACCAATTTCGGTGGCGGTTGCCTTTATCTTCCTGCAGGCTTTTGGAATTTCTTCAAATATTATGTCGCTCACGGGAATTGCTTTAGCAATTGGTGTTTTGGTTGATGACGGAATTGTAATGGTAGAGAATGCGTATAGGACAATTTCTGAGAAACAGGAAGAAATGGATAATAACCAATAAGTTACGTAAAATGAAAGATAAACTGAAAAATATATTCAAAAAAGAAAATGACCCGTTATCTTCCGATGAGAAACTGAAGCTAATTGAATCCTCTTCCAAATTGGTCGGACCGGGTGTTTTTTATTCGACAATAATAGTAATTGCTTCATTTTTACCCGTATTCCTGCTTACGGGAATGGAGGGTAAATTGTTCAGTCCATTGGCTTGGACAAAATCTTTTATACTAATTGTGGATGCGTTTTTTGCGATTACACTTACTCCTGTGCTGATTAGTTTTTTACTCAAAGGCAAACTTCGTACAGAAAATAAAAATCCGATAAACAGAAAATTGGAAAGCATTTATACTCCAATTTTGACGCTTTGTTTAAAATGGAGAAAAACAGTTTTGGCAGTCAATATTGTGGCGCTGTTAATTGGTGTGTTAATGTTTACAAGACTTGGTTCTGAATTTATGCCTCCGCTCGACGAAGGTTCTGTTTTATTTATGCCTGTAACATTGCCCGATGTGTCCAATTCTGAAGTGAAACGAATTTTACAGGTTCAGGACCGATTGATAAAATCAATTCCCGAAGTGGCTCACGTTTTAGGAAAAGCAGGAAGAGCCAATACAGCAACGGACAACAGCCCCATAAGTATGATTGAAACAATTATTTTGCTGAAGCCCCACAACGAATGGAGAGAAGGCAAAACAAAAGCGGATATTATAAATGATATAAACAATAAACTGCAAATACCGGGAGTAACCAATGGTTTTACACAACCGATTATCAATCGTATCAATATGCTTTCGACAGGTATCAGAACCGATGTGGGAATAAAAATCTACGGGGAAAATTTAGACACCATTAATGCTTTATCACAAAAAATAAAAATGGCATTGGATGGAACTTCGGGAGTAAAAGACTTGTACGCTGAACCTATTACGGGCGGAAAATACATTGATATTGAACCCAAAAGAGAAGTTATTGGCAGATACGGACTAAGCATCGATGATATTAACAATGTAGTGGAAGCTTCAATTGGAGGTATGAAACTCACCACAACCATCGAGGGAAGACAGCGTTTTTCGGTAAACGCACGATATGCACAAGAATATCGAAGTAGTATTGAAGCCTTGAAAAAGCTACAAGTACAAACAATGGATTTTGGCCCAATTCCTTTGGAAACGGTTGCCGATGTAAAAATAAGCGATGGCCCGCCAATGATAAACAGCGAAAATGCAATGCTTCGTGGAAGTGTATTGTTTAATGTTCGTGACCGTGATTTAGGAAGTACCGTCAAAGAAGCACAGAAAAAACTGAATGAAATGATAACCAAAATGCCCAAAGGGTATTATGTGGAATGGAGCGGTCAATGGGAAAACCAAATCAGAGCCAACAAAACATTGGGTTTAATTCTGCCAATTGTTGTCGTGATTATTTTCCTCATTCTCTATTTCACTTATCATTCTATGAAAGAGGCTTTGATTACAATGATAACGGTTCCGTTTGCATTAATCGGGGGAGTTTTTATGGTGTATTTCTATGGGATTAATTTATCGGTGGCTGTAGCAGTCGGTTTTATTGCTTTGTTTGGTTTGGCTGTCGAAACAGCTATGCTAATCACTATATATTTGAATGAAGCGATGAACAAAATGGTCGAAAAACACGGTAACAGCAAAGAAACCCTAACAGAAGAAATAGTGAGAGAGTATATTATTGATGGTTCTGCCAAACGATTGCGCCCAAAACTGATGACAGTTTCTGTTTCATTATTTGGATTAATCCCCATTCTTTGGGCAACGGGAACAGGAGCAGATGTGATGCTCCCAATCACTGTTCCGCTCATAGGAGGAACAATTACTTCAACAATTTATGTATTATTAGTAACCCCGGTTGTTTTTGAAATGGTGAAACTTCACGAGTTAAGAACAAAAGGAAAAATTAGTCTCATAGATGCAAAACATTAAATTTTATATCGCCCTGAGTTGTTTGGTTTTAAGCTTTACAAATACTAAAGCCCAAACACTTACTTTGGATAATGTCTTGAGTACCATCAAGACAAATAATCCCCAATTGAAAATGTACGATGCCGATATTCAGAGTATGGATGCTTCGGCCAAAGGAGCCAGAAGTTGGATGCCACCGCAAGTGGAAACGGGTTTCTTTATGACTCCGTACAATTCCAATCTATGGAAAGCCGACGAAATGGGGCCAGGAATGGGGAGTTATATGTTGGGAGTAACTCAAATGATTCCGAATGCTTCTAAGCTAAATGCCAATGAAAATTTAATGAAAGCAATGTCATCAGTCGAAAGTGAAAATAAAAACTTCACGCTCAATCAATTAAATGCATTGGCCAAAACCTATTATTATGAATGGATTATCATTAAGAAAAAAATAAAAATTGCCCAAGACAATCTTTTGCTTTTAGATTATATGATTAAGAGTATGGAAATACGCTATCAATATAATATGGACAAATTGCCGTCCTATTACAAAGCAAAATCACAATATGCCACTTTGCAAAGTATGATTGTGATGTTGGAAAATGATGTATCACAGCGAAAATATATGCTCAACACATTAATGGCTCGTAATAAAAACGAGGATTTAGAAATTGATTTCAATTACGAGATTAAAGATTTCAATCTCTTCGAAACCGATTTGTCTCCCTACATCAACAACCGTAGTGATATCAAAGCCATTGATAAAACCAAAGAAATCAACAACCTAAAAATAGAGGTTGAAAAAGTGGCAACCAGACCTGAATTTGGTGTAAAATACGACCATATGTTCGCTTTTGGCAATCAGCCACAACAATTTTCATTGATGGGAATGGTCACTATTCCAATGCCTTATTCAACCAAAATGAATAAAGCCAATATGGAAAGCTATCGAATAAAAAACGAAAGTTTGGATTGGCAAAAACAGATGATTGCGAACGAAGCAAGCGGTATGATAAAAGGAATGAATGCTGAGTTTTTGAATCTGAAAAAGCAATACCAAATTACGCAGGACAATATTATTCCAGCTTTGAAACGAAATTATGATACCGCCATTTTAGCTTGGCAAAATAACACCGGAGATTTATTCGTAGCCTTGGATGCGTGGGAAGCGATGAATATGACTCAAATCGATGCTTTCGACAAATTAAAATCGATTTTAGCGACACAAGTAGAAATAGAAAAACAACTTGAAACCGAAAAATTATGAACAGATATTTAAAATTTGCAATACTATTTTTGGTCGTAGTTTTTATTGGAATTACAATCTATTTTTTTGCAACAAAATCAGGAAAACATTCTGAAATGGAACATCAAAATGAGGTTTACACTTGCTCGATGCACCCTGAAGTTATCAAAGACAAACCGGGCAGTTGTCCTATTTGCGGAATGACTTTAGTAAAAAAAGTAACCGAAGACCATTCTGAAAAAAATGACTCTATCAACGATCTTTTGAAACCTACTGATAGTTTTGTTGTGGGAAATTATCAAACCACAACGGTAAAAGACACAGTTATAAATAGCGAAATCAGTTTACCCGGAATAGTGAGTTACGATCCGAATTCATCTGTAAATATTTCAGCGAGAATAAGTGGTAGAATTGAAAAAATGTACGTCAACTATAAGTACCAAAAAGTGACCAAAGGACAAAAAATATTTGAAATATACAGCCCTGAATTATTGACCGAACAGCAAAATTTTATCTATTTGATTTCCAATGACAGTCAAAACACATCGATTATTAATTCCGCCAAGCAAAAATTATTACTTTATGGAATGTCCAATAATCAAGTTAACACATTGGCTTCCGCTAAAAAGGTGAATCCTGTAATCGTTATTTACAGTCCCGCTAACGGAATCATCACGGGAACCGAAAAGATGACTAGTTCTAGTGTTTCTCCTATGTCCAATACAAGTAGCAACACAGAAACTTTGGATGTCAAACAGGGGAACTATATTACAAAAGGGGAAGTTGTTTTCAAGTTAGCGAATACAGATAAAGTTTGGGGTATTTTCAATGTTTTGCAAGGTTACAATAGCCTTATTAAAATCAATCAGTCTATTGATATTTCTTCTGAATTGGATGAAAAGAATAATATTTACGCAAAAATAAATTTTATTGAAACACAATTGAATTCGACTGATAAAACCAATAGGATTCGGGTGTATTTGAATAATTCAACTCTAAAATTGCCCATTGGAACAAGATTACAAGGTATAGTGCAATTAAATTCTACAAAGGGATTATGGTTGCAAAAACAAACTTTGGTCAGTCTAGGTAACAAAAAAGTCGTTTTTCAAAAATTGGACAATGGTTTCAAAGCAACAGCAATACAAACGGGTATTGAAATTGATGATTTTGTTCAAATTATAGGAGGCGTTTCTGTGGGAGATACAATTGCCAAAAACGCACAATATCTAATTGACAGCGAAAGCTTCATTAAAACCGAATAAAGATGAAGACATTAAAAATAATCACTTTACTATCAATACTACTTATGGTAATGATAGCTTGCAATTCGAAAAACAAGGAAGATCATAGTGGACATAAAATGACTGATGAAACAACTTTCTACACTTGCTCGATGGATCCTCAGATAAAAGAAGACAAACCAGGCAAATGTCCCATTTGTCATATGCATTTAACTCCCGTAAAACTCGATAAAACTAACTCAAATGAAATAAGTTTAAGCAAACAGCAAATCCGATTGGGTAATATTAGTCTTCAGTCTATTACAACATCCCAAAGTAGTGTAAACCAAAATTACACGGGTACTTTAGCTATAAATCAGGATAAAATCAATTCCGTTTCATCAAGAGCGATGGGGCGAATTGAAAAATTATTTTTCAAAACAGTTGGAGATTATGTTGCCAAAAACCAAGCGGTATATCAATTATACAGTGAAGATATCGCCATAGCCAAACAGGATTATTTCACGGCATTCAAGCAACTGTCAATGCCAGGAGATTTTGGGAAAAACGCAAAAAACATGCTAGCCAGCGCGAAGCAAAAACTTCTTTTTTATGGTCTTACCAATGCCCAAATTGAAAACATTAAAACCAATAAAGATGTTTCACCAAATACCATATTTTACAGTTCTCATAGCGGAACAATTTCTGAAATTGTAGCTACAGAAGGAAGTTATGTAATGGAAGGTTCGGGAATAATAAAAATCGCTGATTTAAACAGCCTTTGGTTAGAAACACAAGTAAACGTAAATTATGCCAAAAACCTTAAAATAGGTCAAAAAGCCAATGTTACTTTTAGTGATTTCCCAGATAAAACAATAAATACCCAAGTTGCCTTTATCAATCCTGAAATAAATCCAGATACCCGATTGCTGTTAATTCGAATGGAAATTCCAAATCAGGGTTTACAGTTAAAACCAGGAATGCAGGCGGTTGTAAAATTGACACAATCAAATGCTAAAGGACTTTTTATCCCGATTGATGCAGTTATTCGAGAAGAAAACGCTTCCTATATTTGGGTTGAAAAAAGACCGGGAATATTTGAAAATGTTATGGTAGAAACAGGAACAGAAACCAATGGAATGATTGAAATCAAATCCGATTTGGATCCCTCAAAAAAAGTAGTGATTACAGGTGCTTATGCCATAAATAGTGAATACAAATTCCGGAAAGGAAGTGACCCAATGGAGGGAATGAAAATGTAAAAAATACTCATTGGGCATCGAAAATAATCAAGCTCTTTAAAAAAGAGTAAATGGTCTGGGAGAATTACATAAATCAAAAAAATAATAGTATAACAATTTACAAAACAGTAAACTATATATTTATATAACAGAAAGTAATCTGTAAATTAAAATCCGATAAAATGAAAAAAATAATCTTTTCAGCCATAGTAATGGCATTTGTATTGGTTTCCTGTAACCAAAAAGACAAAGAAGCTTCAACGGATCATTCTAATGTGATGAGCAATGATAGTACAATGATGAATAATGACAGTATAATTATAAACGACAAAAACAGTACAATGAAAAATCATGAAAAAATGTATGCATGCCCAATGCACCCGGAAGTGCAAGGAAAACTGAATGACAAATGTTCAAAATGTGGAATGAAATTAACAGAACTTGTTCCTGAGAAAAAAGAAGAAAACAAATAACACCTAATTTGGGGAAGAAACTATAATTAACCTTGTTATGAACTTAGCAGGGTTAGTTTATATTAATTAAACCTGTTTACTATGAAAATTTATATCAAAAATATGGTATGCGGCCGTTGTAAAATGGTAGTAAAGTCTGTATTTGAAAGTATGGGAATTAATCCTTTTTCAGTTGAGTTAGGGGAAGTTGAATTGAAAAGTGACATTAACGAAAATCAAAAAAGCGAATTGTTAAAAAAACTTCGTGCAATTGGCTTTGATTTAATTGACAATAAGAAAAGTAAAACAATCGATAAGATTAAAACATTGATTATTGATTTGGTTCAAAATAAAAACAATGATTTGAAAAGTAACTTATCCAGTTATATTTCACAAGAACTCCATCAAGACTATAACACCTTGAGTAATCTGTTTTCGGAAGTTGAAAATACTACTATTGAGAAGTATTTCATCAATCAGAAAATTGAGAAAGTAAAAGAATTGATTATTTATGATGAATTATCTTTAAGCCAAATTGCCTACTCTTTAAATTATAGTACTGTTTCGCATTTGAGTAATCAATTCAAAAAAGTAACTGGTTTTTCGCCAACTTACTTCAAGAACATAAAAACCATTAAAAGAAAGCAAATAGAAGATTTGTAAATCTTGCATATCATACCCAAAATTGTGCAAATGCAAAAAACAATTATGATAGAAATTTGTATTAAAATAATATAGAAGATGATACATACTTACAGCATTACCGGTATGACTTGCGATGGTTGTCGCTCTAAAGTCGAAAAAGCATTGAATACTATTGAAGGAGTTGAGGCAAAAGTTGCATTAAATCCACCCATCGCAACTATAACTATGGAAAAACATATTCCAACAACACAGTTACAAGAAGCATTGACAGCAGTTGGGAAATACACCATAGAAATGAATAATGGCAAGATCCTAGTACAGGCACCAGCTAATGAAACTACAGCAAAATCCTGCTGCTCTACGCATTCTCATGAGCATAAAAAAGAAACTGTTATACCAAGCAATGCTCAGGGAAAATACTACTGTCCAATGCATTGTGAAGGCGAAAAACTATATGACAAAGCAGGCGACTGTCCTGTATGTGGAATGGATTTAGTAAAAGCACCCGATTTAACAGTTAATAAAGCCTTATATACTTGTCCGATGCATCCTGAAGTAATTAGTGAAATACCAGGTTCGTGTCCTATTTGCGGAATGGATTTGGTACCGATGGAACCTAGTGATAGTGAAGACCAAAAAACTTATAAAAATTTAGTCAAGAAAATGAAAGTGGCAGTAATTTTTACCGTTCCTGTTTTTGCTATCGCAATGATAGAAATGATGCCAAACAACCCATTACTTAAAATAATGGATGCTACAAAATGGAATTGGGTACAATTTATTCTGACACTTCCTGTTGTTTTTTATGCGTGTTGGATGTTCTTTGTTCGTGCCTTCAAATCTATTATTACTTGGAATTTGAATATGTTTACCCTTATCGGTATAGGAACTGGAGTTGCTTTTTTATTTAGTTTGGTCGGCATGTTTTTCCCAGACATTTTTCCTAGTGAATTTAAAACAGAACATGGGGCAGTATTACTGTACTTCGAGGCTACAACAGTTATTCTGACTTTAGTTTTATTGGGGCAACTACTCGAAGCCAGAGCACACAGCCAAACCAGCGGAGCTATTAAAGCATTACTTAAATTGGCACCAACTGAGGCTACTTTAGTAGCAGATGGAGGTGACAAAGTAATTTCTATTAATGATATCAAAAAAGGTGATTTACTGAGAGTAAAACCCGGAGATAAAATTCCAGTTGACGGAAAAATTACCGATGGCGAAAGTAGTATTGATGAAGCGATGATTACAGGAGAACCAATACCCGTTGACAAAAAGAAAGACGATAATGTTATTGCCGGAACCATAAACGGTAACAAGTCCTTTGTAATGATTGCCGAAAAAGTAGGTTCAGAAACTTTGCTTTCCCAAATAGTGCAGATGGTAAATGATGCTAGTCGTTCAAGAGCACCAATTCAAAAATTAGCCGACAGTATCGCTAAATATTTTGTACCCGTAGTGGTGATTATCTCCGCAATAACATTTTTCGTTTGGGCAAAATTTGGCCCAGAACCAGCATTGGTTTATGGATTCATTAATGCAATTGCGGTATTAATTATTGCTTGTCCTTGTGCATTAGGATTAGCTACGCCAATGTCGGTAATGGTTGGCGTTGGTAAAGGTGCGCAATCTGGTGTACTTATAAAAAATGCTGAAGCTTTAGAAAACATGAATAAAGTTAATGTGTTAATTACTGACAAAACAGGAACAATAACCGAGGGAAAACCTTCTGTTGAGAAGATATTTTCTTCAAATAATGAAGAAAATAATTTGCTTAAAAACATAGCTTCATTAAACCAATACAGCGAACATCCATTAGCACAAGCTGTAGTCAATTATGCTAAATCAAAAACAGTTTCATTAATCGAGGTAAAAGATTTTGAAGCCATTGCAGGCAAAGGAGTTATTGGAACTGTTGACGCTAAAAAAGTAGCATTAGGAAATAAAAAACTAATGGAACAAGTCAAAGCAATCGTTTCAGATGATTTAGAAAATAAAATTATTGCTGAACAAAAATTAGGTAAAACGGTTTCATACATAGCTGTTGATGGTATTGCTGTTGGTTTTGTATCAATTTTCGATGCCATTAAAGAATCAAGTGCAGCAGCCATTAAAGAGTTAATGCGTCAGGGTGTTGAAGTAGTAATGCTTACTGGAGACAATGAAAACACAGCTAAAGCGGTTGCTGATGAATTGGGGTTGACGTCATATAAAGCAGGATGCTTACCCGAAGACAAACTCAAAGAAATTAAAAAATTGCAAGCAGAAGGCAAAATTGTGGCGATGGCAGGCGATGGTATAAATGATGCTCCAGCATTGGCACAAGCAAATATTGGAATTGCAATGGGAACAGGAACAGACGTAGCTATAGAAAGTGCTAAAATAACTCTAGTAAAAGGTGATTTGCTAGGTATCGTAAAAGCCAAGAATTTGAGCCACGCTGTAATGCGAAACATCAAACAAAACTTATTTTTTGCTTTCTTCTATAATGTTTTAGGAGTTCCAATTGCAGCGGGAGTTTTGTATCCATTTTTTGGAGTTTTATTATCGCCAATGATTGCAGCTTTAGCAATGAGTTTTAGCTCGGTTTCTGTAATTGTAAATGCTTTGCGATTAAGAAGTTTGAAATTATAAAAAGCATTAGAAATAATTTATAGCTGTATAAAAAATGAACAACCTTACTCAAATAATCCAACAATACAAAGTTGATACCGAAAGTGTTTACAACACTTGGTTTGTAGATAACGACCAACGATTAAAAGCATTTAGGACTATTCGGCGAGGTGTTTTACAAGTTATTGAGGATATTAAAAACAAATCGTTTCCAAACGATTTTAAAGGCAGTAGTTTAGAATTTGTATTAAGTTGTATAGCAGAACAAAAACAAGTCTTTGTTGGCGTAGCACATCCTTTTTATTGGAAACCAAAATTAAGAATTCCAGATATTTACGAAAACCAAAACAATAAAATTGCTTTTGGTCAATTTCTCGAAAACTGCATTAATGCCAAAACGGAAGAACAAGTAGTAAAAGAAATTGTAAAATTAGACGAACTCAAAGTAAAAGGGCTTGGACCAGCAGTCGCTAGTATTTTATATTTCTTGCATCCGACTTGGTTTCCACCATTCAATACAGCAATTCTTAACGGATTTAATTTTCTTTTCAAGGACAAAAAGAAACTAGGAAGTTGGACAGAATATTTAAAAATAAGAGAAACTTTAATCGAAACTAACAGTAAACATAAATCTGAATTATCAAATGATTTAGGAGCCATTGCGGGATTATGTTTTGAAATTGGAACACAAAAAATGCTTATTGGGAACGATGAATATTTAAGCGAAGAAGAACGCAATAAATTTGAAAAGAACATCTTAAAACGCCAAAAAGAAATCCAGGAAGAAAAGTTAGCAGAAAATCTTCATAACGAAATGCAATATCATTTATTAAAAATTGGAGTTTCATTGGGTTTTGATGTAACACCAGCGAGTAATGATAAGAGCAAATCGTTTGGTGGACAAAGTTTTTCATTTATATCAATAAATAAATTTCCAGAACTTCACACAGATAAAGACACACAAAATACCATAAAACTAATCGATGTTTTATGGTTTCAAAAAGGAAGTAACAAAATTATTGGAGCATTTGAAGTCGAAAAAAGCACCAGTATTTATTCTGGTATTTTACGCTTATCTGATTTGTATTTTAGTATTTCCAATGGAGAAGAAGTCTTTTATATTATTATTCCAGACAGTCGGGAGAAAGATGTGATCCAACAATTAAATCGGCCAGTTATAAAAAATTCAAAAATGAACATCAAATACATACTTTTTTCAGAATTAAGGGCGAATTGTGATGCGATTTGCAAGTTTGGAACTGACCATTCTATTATGGAAAAAATCGCAAAATCAATTTAAAAAATAACTATGACAAATAAAACACATTGGGAAAACGTGTACGATACGAAACTGCCTAACGAAGTAAGTTGGACTCAAGAAAAACCTGAAACTTCTTTACAATTAATTGCAAATTGTAAATTACCCAAAACAGCCAAAATTATAGATATTGGAGGAGGAGACAGTAACTTGGTAGATTATCTTTTAGAACAAGGTTTTGAGAATATTACAGTTTTGGATATTTCTGAAAAAGCTATTGAAAAAGCCAAATTCCGATTAGGTAAATTATCCGAAAAAGTGAAATGGATTGTTTCCGATATTACAGAATTTCAACCCAAAGAAACGTATGATATTTGGCATGACAGAGCAACCTTTCATTTTCTCACTGAAAAGGAACAAATTGAAAAGTATAAAACACTTGTTCAAAACTATGCAAGTAATTATTTAATAATGGCTACTTTCTCTAATAATGGACCATTAAAATGCAGTGGATTAGAAATTGAACAATATACCATTCGAGATTTAGTTGGTTTATTTTCGGATAAATTTAAAATTATTGACAGCTTTTATCAAGACCATCAAACACCATTCAATACAGTGCAAAATTTTGTGTTTTGTATTTTTAAAAGAATTTAAAAAATCAAATAATGAAATTAAAATTATCAATTATACTATTATTTCTTGTTTTGAGTGCATCAGCCCAAAAAATCGTTCGCTACGATTTATATGTTCGAGATACAATTGTAAACTTTACAGGCAAATCAAAAAGAGCCATTGCCGTAAACGGACAAATACCAATGCCTACTTTAACATTTACTGAAGGCGACATTGCAGAAATTTATGTGCATAATGAGTTAAATGAAGATACTTCTTTACATTGGCACGGCTTATTTTTACCCAACAAAGAAGATGGTGTACCGAATTTGACACAAATGCCAATAAAACCTCATACTACACATTTGTATAAATTTCCAATAATACAACACGGCACACATTGGTATCACAGTCACACAGGATTACAAGAACAAATCGGAATGTATGGAAATTTTGTAATGCTCAAAAAAACGACTGACCCAACTTTTAGAAATGGAATTGATGATTTACCAACCGTTCCAATTGTTTTGAGCGAATGGACGGATATTAAACCGGAAAACGTACACCGGATGTTGCATAACGCAAACGATTATCCAGCAATAAAAAAAGGAACAACCCAAAGTTACACAGAAGCTATAAAGCAAGGGTATTTTGGTGTAAAAGTAAAAAACGAGTGGAAGCGGATGAATGCAATGGATGTAAGCGATGTATTTTATGATAAAATCCTCATGAATGGTAAGCAAAGTACGGACGTTAAAAGTATTGATGGCAAACCTTTAAAAGGAGGTGATAAAGTTCGTTTGAGAATTTCCAACGGTGGGGCATCTTCCTATTTTTGGCTTACCTATGCAGGAGGTAAAATTACCGTTGTTGCAAACGATGGTAACGATGTCGAACCAGTAGAAGTCGATAGATTAATTGTTGGAGTTTCTGAAACTTACGATGTAGTTGTGACTATTCCTGCGGATAAAACGGCTTACGAATTTTTGGCTACTACCGAAGATAGATTATATTCAGCCTCTTATTTTATTGGCGATGGTATCAAACAACTTATTGAGCCTCTTCCTAAACTTAAATATTTTGAAGGGATGAAAATGATGAACGGAATGATGAAAATGAACGGAGACCTTGACGATATGGGAATGCAAATGAGTCTCAATCAAATGGATATGAACGTGGTGATGTACCCGGAAATTACAGGTGAACAAAAAAAGAAAGCCGAAAAAAAAATGGTGGATATGAAAATGACC
The Flavobacterium sp. 5 DNA segment above includes these coding regions:
- a CDS encoding AraC family transcriptional regulator; its protein translation is MKIYIKNMVCGRCKMVVKSVFESMGINPFSVELGEVELKSDINENQKSELLKKLRAIGFDLIDNKKSKTIDKIKTLIIDLVQNKNNDLKSNLSSYISQELHQDYNTLSNLFSEVENTTIEKYFINQKIEKVKELIIYDELSLSQIAYSLNYSTVSHLSNQFKKVTGFSPTYFKNIKTIKRKQIEDL
- a CDS encoding heavy metal-binding domain-containing protein produces the protein MKKIIFSAIVMAFVLVSCNQKDKEASTDHSNVMSNDSTMMNNDSIIINDKNSTMKNHEKMYACPMHPEVQGKLNDKCSKCGMKLTELVPEKKEENK
- a CDS encoding efflux RND transporter permease subunit, whose translation is MKDKLKNIFKKENDPLSSDEKLKLIESSSKLVGPGVFYSTIIVIASFLPVFLLTGMEGKLFSPLAWTKSFILIVDAFFAITLTPVLISFLLKGKLRTENKNPINRKLESIYTPILTLCLKWRKTVLAVNIVALLIGVLMFTRLGSEFMPPLDEGSVLFMPVTLPDVSNSEVKRILQVQDRLIKSIPEVAHVLGKAGRANTATDNSPISMIETIILLKPHNEWREGKTKADIINDINNKLQIPGVTNGFTQPIINRINMLSTGIRTDVGIKIYGENLDTINALSQKIKMALDGTSGVKDLYAEPITGGKYIDIEPKREVIGRYGLSIDDINNVVEASIGGMKLTTTIEGRQRFSVNARYAQEYRSSIEALKKLQVQTMDFGPIPLETVADVKISDGPPMINSENAMLRGSVLFNVRDRDLGSTVKEAQKKLNEMITKMPKGYYVEWSGQWENQIRANKTLGLILPIVVVIIFLILYFTYHSMKEALITMITVPFALIGGVFMVYFYGINLSVAVAVGFIALFGLAVETAMLITIYLNEAMNKMVEKHGNSKETLTEEIVREYIIDGSAKRLRPKLMTVSVSLFGLIPILWATGTGADVMLPITVPLIGGTITSTIYVLLVTPVVFEMVKLHELRTKGKISLIDAKH
- a CDS encoding efflux RND transporter periplasmic adaptor subunit encodes the protein MKTLKIITLLSILLMVMIACNSKNKEDHSGHKMTDETTFYTCSMDPQIKEDKPGKCPICHMHLTPVKLDKTNSNEISLSKQQIRLGNISLQSITTSQSSVNQNYTGTLAINQDKINSVSSRAMGRIEKLFFKTVGDYVAKNQAVYQLYSEDIAIAKQDYFTAFKQLSMPGDFGKNAKNMLASAKQKLLFYGLTNAQIENIKTNKDVSPNTIFYSSHSGTISEIVATEGSYVMEGSGIIKIADLNSLWLETQVNVNYAKNLKIGQKANVTFSDFPDKTINTQVAFINPEINPDTRLLLIRMEIPNQGLQLKPGMQAVVKLTQSNAKGLFIPIDAVIREENASYIWVEKRPGIFENVMVETGTETNGMIEIKSDLDPSKKVVITGAYAINSEYKFRKGSDPMEGMKM
- a CDS encoding efflux RND transporter periplasmic adaptor subunit, translating into MNRYLKFAILFLVVVFIGITIYFFATKSGKHSEMEHQNEVYTCSMHPEVIKDKPGSCPICGMTLVKKVTEDHSEKNDSINDLLKPTDSFVVGNYQTTTVKDTVINSEISLPGIVSYDPNSSVNISARISGRIEKMYVNYKYQKVTKGQKIFEIYSPELLTEQQNFIYLISNDSQNTSIINSAKQKLLLYGMSNNQVNTLASAKKVNPVIVIYSPANGIITGTEKMTSSSVSPMSNTSSNTETLDVKQGNYITKGEVVFKLANTDKVWGIFNVLQGYNSLIKINQSIDISSELDEKNNIYAKINFIETQLNSTDKTNRIRVYLNNSTLKLPIGTRLQGIVQLNSTKGLWLQKQTLVSLGNKKVVFQKLDNGFKATAIQTGIEIDDFVQIIGGVSVGDTIAKNAQYLIDSESFIKTE
- a CDS encoding TolC family protein translates to MQNIKFYIALSCLVLSFTNTKAQTLTLDNVLSTIKTNNPQLKMYDADIQSMDASAKGARSWMPPQVETGFFMTPYNSNLWKADEMGPGMGSYMLGVTQMIPNASKLNANENLMKAMSSVESENKNFTLNQLNALAKTYYYEWIIIKKKIKIAQDNLLLLDYMIKSMEIRYQYNMDKLPSYYKAKSQYATLQSMIVMLENDVSQRKYMLNTLMARNKNEDLEIDFNYEIKDFNLFETDLSPYINNRSDIKAIDKTKEINNLKIEVEKVATRPEFGVKYDHMFAFGNQPQQFSLMGMVTIPMPYSTKMNKANMESYRIKNESLDWQKQMIANEASGMIKGMNAEFLNLKKQYQITQDNIIPALKRNYDTAILAWQNNTGDLFVALDAWEAMNMTQIDAFDKLKSILATQVEIEKQLETEKL